The DNA sequence GGGGCAGGCGTGGTAACGGAGATTATTGAATAATTATGAGTACACCACAAACACTTTCACAAAAAATAAAGATAAGATTAAGAGCGTACGAACACAAAATGCTGGATGATTCTATTAAAAAAATAATAGATACGGCTAAACGCACAGGCGCAAGTATATCGGGGCCGGTTTTGCTTCCGACACAGATAAAAAAATATTGTGTTTTAAGGTCGCCTCATGTAGATAAAAAATCACGCGAGCAGTTTGAATCAAGAATCCACAAGAGACTTGTGGAAATAATAGAGCCT is a window from the Elusimicrobiota bacterium genome containing:
- the rpsJ gene encoding 30S ribosomal protein S10 codes for the protein MSTPQTLSQKIKIRLRAYEHKMLDDSIKKIIDTAKRTGASISGPVLLPTQIKKYCVLRSPHVDKKSREQFESRIHKRLVEIIEPTPKTVEELMKLELPSGVDIEIKL